In the genome of Arabidopsis thaliana chromosome 4, partial sequence, the window GATAATCCGAGGCACTGAGATTGATGAACCAATCCCATTCTTTACTCTGCTTCAAGAGAATAGCGCAAGCGTGGAGCGTGTTAGCCACCATTGTGGGTCCTCGATACGTAACAAGGTTAGCCTTTGTGATCATGTGAACATTTCCAACATCGCTAAAAACAGGATCTTGGCTCACACGTTTAGCCAGCTCAAGCCTCTCTTCAGCAGGAGACTCGAGATCAAGATGAACAACGTACTGATTCCTAGGATGGTATAATGTTCGTAACACTCTCCACAGACTCTCTAAGTCACCTCTTGACCCTGAAACTAGATAACCAAAGCGAGGAAGACTAGGCTGTACTGGAGGAGGATGCGAGGACTGATTGATCTTTGACTCTGCAAATTCGACTCGTGTCTCGTTGGTGGTCGATAGATTGTAGGAGAAGATGAGTGAGTTAATAGAACGGACAGAAGAGAGGAGACCCATGTTGAAGGATGCAGCTATAAGGAATATGAACATGAGAGAAGCCATTGCTAGAGGGAATATCCATCTCTTCTCTGAGTTTGAGGACGCCATTAAAGAGCCTTCTCATATGTGATCGATCTCAAAAACCAATGTTATGTCAACGAAAGAAGCCAACACTTTGATATTGTCGACGcatcagagaagaaagatcttCACAAATCGAGGTAGCGCCTAACCTACGCCACAGTTGACACACAATCAGAAATCTATACATGTATTGATGAATATTGAATTCAAACAACGATCAAACACAGTTTCTGATCCTTGATTCCGATCATGCaaagagtaaaataaaaaattgatacaAGTCGAAaaattgaagaggaagaaaaacagaggatttgaTGAATCGTCGTGATCACAAAGTATGAGTATGAGCCGATcttgtaataataaaaaagatcgaaaagaaaaatctagagCTGTCTAAGGATAATGAAACCTACTTTACATGTTCCTATTcgtaagaaatcaaataacGTAAAAAAAATACCTGGTTCTTAAAATTTCATGGAGATGACGTGAGAATGTTTAAAGATCCGGGCAGTTCTTAACACAATCCACGAGGTTGTCTTTGTCTGAAACGAagatttgtttaattaaaGTGTCGGATTAcgtacctttttttttttttctttcttttctatagAAACTAgataatgaaagaaagaaagaaatctgaGAGTTATGGTACTAGCCACTGGGCTTCGGTTTTTCCACAGAGATGTTTTCGTTTTAACTCACTTCCCAGAAAGAAACGGTGCCTTCTCCTTTGACTTTTTATCTGAGTcctttgatttttgatttgttgtgagGTACTGGCGTATTAAATTGCATTAATTTCAATATACAGGCTAAAAAAACATAGGAGTACTTCTTATTCATTATTGGAGGATGTTACTACTGTATACTGGTGTGGACAAAACGTGTGATATGGACCGACGACGTTGATGATTGCATTTcgaataaaatgaaaatggaggAAAGTGGCCTAGTAATGCGGAAAATGCCAAACATCGTATGATCGAGGCATAATGAAACccataataatgtttttaagaGGTGGCATTATGATGATTTAGCTTAATGGTTATGTGTCCTCATTTCAATCTTTGGGTTATActtaatttgtattattagttaatatatgtaaatatgtttTCCTTAATGGTATTGGATTTATTATTAATGGTATGAATATGTAAAGAAGTATTTAgtggaaaatatatttttctatatccCATTCACCTAAATTCCATTAATTGTCAAACATTTAGAGCTATTAgctatagtatttttatttgatatcaacaactctatttttatttgattactacacttttctttttaatgttaagatttataccaaatattttaaaatgattacaaaagtaaaatcttCTAGTAAATTGAAACTAcgtaaataaaaatgtttattacTTTAGTTacttaaatatacaatttcccccttttttttaattattttttgctaaaccctaaaaatcttTTAACGGCGTTTATCGTTCTTCCACTCTCTCCGCCGCGTTCTCTGTCTCTCAAACCCTCAGGGTAACGATTCTTCTTATTAGACCAACTGTTGCTTCTTTCGCATCGTAGCTCTGAGATTGACCCATTGATTTCTCAACTCTTTCTCAGTAATCAGATTCGATTTTGTTTAGTCTCAGCTCAGAACAATGGCAGCTAAACCTGGAGCCGCAACTCCAACGTATTCACCTAAAATCGTCGGAAGAAGTCGGCTTCCTATATTCAAAGATTCCGACCTCGATTGGTCTCGTCCTGATGGCCGTGGCTTCCACCAATGCCGACCCGCATGTAAAAACACCTTTGATTCCTCTAAATTCTTAATCGTTAGGGTTCTTCATTGTGAAATTACGGTTGGATTCATATGACTCCAGTTATTTGTGAGACTAAACtagatttgaattttgtttcttttgtgaaaaatgCTTCTTTCAGTACTTCAAACTGGTGCTGTGAGTTCTGCTTCTGGTTCTGCTTATGCTGAGTTTGGGAACACTAAAGTTATTGTTTCAGTGTGAGTATTATTAGATTAGAAAACTTGTATATTCAGGATTTGCATTAACTTTTCTGTCAGCTAAATTCGCTTTTGTGTGTTcaaaaattttagatttgggCCAAGGGAGAGTAAGAAAGCAATGGTTTATAGTGATGTAGGTAGATTGAATTGTAATGTTAGCTATACAAATTTTGCTTCCCCTACTCTTGGCCAGGTAATCTCCAAATTTCGCAACATTTGGTGTTAACTTGTTTCATCAAATTTAGTAATACATTGTGGTATTTTAGGGAACTGATCACAAAGAATATTCATCAATGCTTCACAAAGCATTGGAAGGTGTAATAATGATGGAGACGTTTCCAAAAACAACCGTTGATGTTTTTGCATTGGTTCTTGAATCTGGAGGAAGTAAGTCTTAACAATAACTCGACTgctatcaaaattattttaccaGAATGTGATTGCTTATTGGTTCGCTTGGACATTCGTGGAGTTGATTATGGAAGCAACTTATTGGATTGTTGTTTGgcattttctgattttctccAATGGTATTGTATTGCAGGTGACCTCTCTGTTTTGATATCATGTGCTAGTCTTGCTTTAGCTGATGCCGGAATTATGATGTATGACCTTATCACAGCTGTTTCAGTGGTATGTGTATGTTACAATAGTTGCATTGATTCCTCTGCGTTATCTCTTATGTTTATTAGCAttaagtgaagaagaaagtaacaCATACATTGACATATACAAGTGCACCATAGTCTGAGACATGTAAAACGTATAGATATCTgttaattctttattttgataCACTGAAATTATGCCTGCAATTTTCGAAGTCTTGCATAGGCAAAAGCCTTATGATAGACCCGGTTACAGAGGAGGAAGGATGTGAAGATGGCAGCTTTATGATGACGTGCATGCCATCTCGTTATGAAATCACTCAGCTAACCATCACTGGTGAATGGACAACACCTAATATCAACGAGGTATGCCTTTCAATAATATCTCTTGTCCTTAATTTGCCGATGACGGTTAGAGACAAAAGgtctttcttttcttagtGTTGAATATTGATGTTATTCAACTGCTTTGTTTGTCTAAATCACATGGATATTGGTTAATTAGActgttcttcattttctttttaagctGTTCATACCATAGGGTCTATGTTGTTAACATATAATTGTGACATAGGAGCTGTGCAGACATGTTACCAAACATTTGTATTTCAAATATTGCAGGCAATGCAGCTTTGCTTGGATGCTAGTTCAAAACTTGGAGAGATCATGCGTGATTGTCTGAAACAGTCTGCCTCAGCTTCCGATGAATGAGCATAAATAACTATGATTTTGGATTGTAGCTCAGACTTGGTATGAAACCGGTTTTAGCTGTTATAGGTAAACGGATTTAGTCTAAACCTGTGTGTAGTTTAAACCGATGTATGTTTTCACATAAGATTTGATGGAACTAGATCTTTAGCTATGAAATGGATCCCAATTGCGAGTGGTATCAAAGACATACAGAATTTAAAGTAGGGAATTTCAACAAATCAATCACATTGTTCtttacaatttcaaaaaacttgTGGATGATATTAATATcagattttctaaatttatacGAAAATGGAATGATATTAAGAATAGTATacagaaaaatgaagaaaagagtaaCTGATTTTTGcatcttaaaaaagaaaaagtcttcTCTGGTTCACACATCACACAAGTTGGGGGCGGTGATGAAGGAGGGTGTTTAGGTAATATCAGCTAACGTCGGAACTTCAACTGATCATGTAGTACGTACgatacgaagaagaagaatctaatCCGCATGACATGTGATTATTTTGgtcagagagagaagagaagacgtGTGTCGCAGCAAAGTGGACAGTTGTGCCCTTATAGCCAAAGAAGACTTCACACGTTTTCAACACCACCTAACAACTGTTTCTTTCTATCTCCCACCTCTTCCccatttttgtctttttatttcttcttctagtttCTCCcaattttctctttgatttttttttgttttttcttgtcttcttgttAAGATTGATACATGAACTAATAGAGTAACTAGTAAATTCTAAGACCTTTCAGCATTCTTGAAATGACAATTACAAACACACGATAATTTGCGGGAACATGAATGATAGAAgacattagaaaaaaaaaactccaatgtataaaaagtttatgaaaaatataataacattttttacgAATTATTCAGTTTtctgtaaatttttatttatttcgtAAATGCTTGTATCTAACATTTCAGCTAGATTGTTCTACTGATTAATTTCTATCTAACATTTTATGAACTTTATCATTTCAGTAACCGCAATGCCCGTGACCACTCTGCATATAAAAGTGTATGTCTTCTTCACATTCAATCACACGTACTTTCAAAATTCtactaaaaattaaatgttttttttttatataactaatcAAAGATATCTAAAGTTTTTGAGTCAAAGTTATGCGTTActcaaatagaaaaaaacatttagaaaCCTAAAATAATATCTGCTCCTCCTAAAACATTTAATAACATTCAAAAACaagtcaataaaaaaaaaaaaatttacgaATAAAGCCCTTAATTAGTCAAAAATGAACGAACAAAACAAAGGTAGGAGAAAGTATGAATGGCCCAATCGGGGAGATTGCAGTAGATTCATACAAATCtgtaaatacaattttacCGGGTTTGGTAAAAATCACAATAgatcattttttattaataagaaagagaaaaagaatgcAAATTCGTGGGGTTTCCAAGAAATGCAAGTGATATATTTAGAGATTGAGATCTGACCCCATTTTTTGcttaacacacaaaaaatccTTGGGCAGAGGAAAAAGTTTATAGCGACTCTTTTCCTCTAAAAGGGTCtgtctcttccttcttctctcttcagaTCTCCATTTCACGGTATCCTTCTCTCTTCCCCTTGTCTCTATTGACTTttatttgctttgatttttatcGATCGTCTCTGATCTTTTGCTAATTTAACTTGTTTCcgtttgttttgaatttactCTCTCCTGATCTTTGGCATGTATTTTGAATCTGCTGttcttagttttttatttgatcttgTTCTCGTCTGTCTTAATATTGAATAATTGACTAGTTTTATTTACAGATCTTTGCATTATAGATCCCTTCAAGTGCGATTTTAATCGTAGATTAGTTTTGGATCCGTTATATTGGACTGATgtttttgatgtattttttgGTATTAGGATCAATCCTGTGTTTGAAACAATGGGTGTTGAAGTTGTAAACTCTGGTGGATTTGAGGTTGCTCCGGCTCCTTTCGAGGGGAAACCTGAGAAGAACGGGAAGCTGGACCAAGGAAAAGGAGATGATGCCCCCATCAATTTTGGTTCAGTCGGTGAGCTACCAAAGAATGCCGAAGAGAATAATAACAAAGTGGTCAACTCTGATGCACCCAAAAATGCAGCAGAAGAGTGGCCTGTGGCTAAGCAGATCCACTCTTTCTACCTTGTTAAATACCGTTCTTACGCTGACCCCAAAATTAAAGCTAAGCTTGATCTAGCTGATAAAGAGCTTGAAAAGTTGAACAAAGCTCGGACTGGAGTTTTGGACAAGTTGAGAGCTAAGAGggtatgttttttttgctacCTTCTTGTGTCGGATTTAGGAGTTTCgttatttcttttatagtGGTGCTGATAATGCGGTTTTGGTAATGCCTAGGCCGAGAGATCAGAGTTATTTGATCTGCTGGACCCGTTGAAGTCAGAGCGTAAGGGATTCAACACAATGtttgatgagaaaagaaaggaaatggAACCATTGCAGCAAGCACTGGGAAAGTTAAGGAGCAATGATGGTGGGAGTGCTCGTGGCCCTGCTATCTGTTCCTCCGAGGAAGAGCTGAATAGTATGGTAATTATATgagacctttttttttgttttcgataGCTTTGGTTAGCCTTTTCGGTATTCTCATTTGCCTGAGTTTGTGGAAAATGAAGATATACAGCTATCAGTATCGGATTCAACATGAAAGCATTCCGTTAACCGAGGAGAAGCAGATTCTCAAAGAGATCAGGCTGCTTGAAGGGACAAGAGATAAGGTCATTGCTAATGCCGCTATGAGAGCCAAAATCAAAGAATCTATGGGTCAGAAGGATGATATCCAAGGTCAAGTTAAGGTAAGAGAGTTGTGGCCGGATTCTTGCTGTTATATAGTCTGTAGAAGTTGGTTTCATATGTGATGCTTTTTGCAGTTAATGGGTGCTGGTTTGGATGGAGTGAAAAAGGAGAGGCAAGCAATTTCAGCAAGGATTAATGAGCTGAGTGAGAAGTTGAAAGCTACCAAAGATGAGATTACGGTACTGGAAAATGAGCTCAAGACTGTGAGcgaaaagagagacaaagccTATTCAAACATTCATGACCTCAGGAGGCAACGCGATGAGACGGTACAAACACTTACTTTTGAGCATTTTCTTCTGATGAAGAAGGATTCGTTTGTGTCAATTAgtaatctttgatttttgtattcttttctCATACAGAATTCCGAGTATTACCAAAACCGTACTGTGTTGAACAAAGCTAGAGACTTGGCTGCACAAAAGAACATAAGCGAGCTTGAGGCGCTAGCCAATGCTGAGGTTGAGAAATTTATATCCCTTTGGTGCAGTAAGAAGAATTTCAGAGAAGATTATGAGAAGAGAATCTTGCAATCACTTGATTCTAGGCAGCTGAGCCGAGATGGACGGATGAGGAACCCCGATGAGAAGCCTCTGATTGCTCCAGAGGCAGCACCATCAAAGGCAACGCCTTCTGAAACCGAGGTTGTCCCTAAAGCTAAGGCAAAGCCGCAGCCAAAGGAGGAACCAGTTTCTGCACCTAAACCAGATGCTACTGTTGCTCAGAATACTGAGAAAGCTAAAGATGCAGTAAAAGTAAAGAAtgttgctgatgatgatgatgatgaagtatATGGTCTTGGAAAGCCGCAGAAGGAAGAAAAGCCGGTTGATGCAGCTACGGCGAAGGAAATGAGAAAGCAAGAGGAGATTGCTAAAGCCAAGCAAGCCAtggaaaggaagaagaagctggcAGAGAAAGCTGCTGCTAAAGCTGCTATAAGAGCTCAAAAGGAAgctgagaagaaagaaaagaaggaaattaccttttcttttttgttgtacCTCAATGCTCTTTGCATTCTTCTCTCTCCATTCTAACAGTTCTCGccatctttttttgtgtgttgcaGGAGCAAGAGAAGAAGGCCAAGAAGAAAACCGGAGGCAACACAGAAACCGAGACTGAGGAAGTTCCAGAAGCTTCTGAGGAGGAGATTGAAGCTCCGGTGCAGGAGGAGAAACCGCAGAAGGAAAAAGTCTTCAAGGAGAAACCAATAAGGAACAGGACCCGCGGTAGGGGACCAGAAACGATCCCAAGAGCGATCCTTAAGCGTAAGAAGTCGACTAATTACTGGGTTTATGCTGCTCCAGCGGCTCTGGTGGTACTGTTGCTTCTTGTCTTGGGTTACTACTACGTTCTCTAGATCGAACGGAGTGATCAAGCGAAGCTGTCTTGTTGTAGTTTGGAATACTTTAAAACTGGGATTTTTGCCTTCTTGACTCTTAAAAAACTCATAAGCTTATGCATCTTTTACATACGAGTAGagactcttttcttttaagtaCTTTTTACAATCTTCTCTTCTGTTGTTGAGGCTTTAACTTTGAAGGAAGAAAACagtttttgttacattttatAGTTTTCCATAATGTACTGCTTgagatttgatatttcttttcGTCTCTTTGCAAGGTCGTTGGGTCAAAAAATTTCCATGATAATAGAAAccattttatacataattatCAGAGACTAAAGTAGTGACATTTCTACATGATGAACTCTTTTACAACAGAAGATTAACATTCAGCTTTTAGACcctcttcctctgttctctctccaagctttttgcttcttattcCACCTTTCTTTAGCAATCTTGTCTGACTTCCACCGTTGGTTCCGAAATCGTTCTCTCCCTTTTAGCCAGTCGGAGTAGTCCTTACCGGGATCACACGCTATGAAATCTGCCAACTCGTCCACATCGGTTTTTGTCACGTTACCTTTTCCTGCCATACACCACAGAAATCTCTCCCCATTGCAGGTTTCCTCTTCAACACCAACTCCTGAATCTGAACCATTCTCTGGACCTTTAGCTTCAGACACCTTCCTGCACAACCATGGAGTAATATGTAGTTGTTGGTTAAAGCTCTCATGGATGCATTATGAAagcgaagaagagaaaaaatatgaCTTTTGCTGGTCTATACATACCCCAAGTACAAAGTTCGGTTTTTGTGAAACTTCAAAGCAACTGCCCCGCTCTGTTTCCTATCTACTGCTGTCTGTACcatataattatattgatCCATTTAGAAAAGCGCAGAATTTAGACTTTGTGCAAAAGAGTTTTTAGTTGTTACCTTGTCAGCTTTACCAGAAGCAGCCAAGTTTTTGGAACCACTGGATAGTATAGACGATGACGTGTTTTCTGAGTGACCAACTGAATCCCCAAGTGCTTCCAAGTCACCCCCTTCTAGGATGAATAAATACATAGATATCACCATTCCAAAAATGGAGTCCTTCACTAGAAAGTCAAGCTTGAGTGCAAAGCTTACAGACAGTAAGCCTGAAAAATGCATAAGCATCCACTTAGATCTGTGAGGGTAAGATTCCATTCTATCGCGCAGGAAACTTTGACAGGGCATATGAATATTGAACTGTTCAAAACGTTGAACAACATCCATCATGGCTTTGTATTCCTTGCAAGCTCGAACATCACCTCCAGCTTCATGCCAGTTCCAATTCCTGAGAACCCGGATGGCTTGCAACATCGAACAAGTCATGAACTTAAGTGTGGATGCAAGCAGATATAGATCTTCCATACTAGATGTGTTGTATTTTTCCAACACAGAGTCCATAACATCATCAGAACTAGCTCTAAGTATCACGCAACCAAGAATTGATAAGGTCTGAGACAACATACTTTCAGAGCAGGAGCTATCAAATACACATAAGCTTTCCTTTGCGTATGCAACAGAATACGCTACCAGCtcattgttttctctcttcgCATTATCACTTTGATATGAATCCCATGAATCCTTTAGCTGCTGTGTAACATCATTAACTTTCGCCAGTGTTGAGGGCAAAAGACGATGTTCAAAAGCCACCCGAGACTTACTCGTCAAAAAGCCAAACTTCCCAGACAGGCCATTCTCACTCTTAGACATGTGTCTCTTATACAAAACAACAGACTTTTCAAATGCATCAATATAGTGATCAATAAGCTGAAGGTCTAATCCCTTAAAACATGGATGTGAACAAATACCAATGGCGTCAGACACCAATAAAACCACATAGGCATGGATCATTTTTGGTGCAGAGAACATAACCGGGTTTAGCAGCAAGGACACAGCAGCACTCAAGCTTATCTGGGGAGTTCTAAATGCATTACCTTTCTTCCAATATAATCTCTCAACACACATTTGATTCGTTTTCTCATCAGAAGTTGCGATAATAAAATGAGCAGAAACGATTTGCACCACACCGGCCCTATCATGCTTACTAAACAGTCTACATGAGGAGAATGCAGAATCAACTACGAAAAGAAGGTCGCTGATTGACTTATTCACCAAAATCTCATCCATAAAAACCTgtacatataaataatcaaaaaccCAGTGAGCATGCTTTCTTCAACTTAAAAGCCCTTGCCAAAGGTATAGTCAAAAAGCCACAAGTTCATCAGAAATCCAAGATAAAAATGAGCCACAAATTAGTTAACTTTTACCTCAATCCCTGTACAAAGAAACGTATGACGGGGATCTAAAGAACCGTCATGCGTGAATACAAAAGAACAATCTCCATTTCTTGCACGAATCAATCTACCGAGGATCGAGAGAAGAGTTTTGGCCTTCTCCAGAACAAGCTCTTGTTTGGCCACAAGTAAAGACATGATCTTCATACAACATTTTAAGAACAGCGAAGCTAATTCAATACTATCTTCTGTACTTTCAAATGTAGGACAAGTTTCAGCCTTTTGTTTGAATAAAGTAGCGAACAGGCTTTCGAGACTCCTATCAAGCTCTGTGAACAACACATCAGAGAGGAAACAGACATCATCGAAATTGATCAAGTCCACTTTCTCTCCACGGAACTTGATATTCCAATGATGTGAAGCAATGTCACAATTCTCCCAATTTGTTGGTTGGGTTAATGATAAAGGACCCAGAAGGCACAATAAACGTTTCAAAATTGGCTTCTGAGAAACCTGGAAATTCAAAAGGACTGTTGATTATTTCCAAAAACCCACAAATCCTAAATTACTTCACACCCttaaaaatcataactttTGAGCACGATACTAATCCTCGACAAAATTTAGGAAACTAATCAGAATCTAAGCATTGCCCAGTACGGCTAATTGAACAGAAACCAAGATGCAGAAACATTGTACtcgaaattgagaaaattgtACCTGAGAGGACGTAATTGCTGAAGCAAGGGATCGGAATAAGTTGACGGGATCTGAGACCTTCGAAGCTGGGCGTTTCTTACTCTTCCGCTTGGCCGTCATCGCCGTAaggaaagaggagaaaatgCTTGTTTCGGTGAGGTTCTCGATTTGAGTGACTTTTGGTGTGTGGCGGGAAAGCACAAAGCACGCGTCGTTTTTGTGTATTCAAAACGACACGCAGTTATTAAGAAAGAAGgctatgtttgtttgtttggtcaCAAAGACTAAGTCGCTCCTGACCAGGTTACAGTTAAGTTGACTCTTGAGTTCCCGACTTTGGATTGAACAGGAGTGATAGTGAACTCAATCTTGTTTTGGGCTCTTCAAATTGGGCTTGagcatcaaaattttgacaagCTTACAAATATGGACTGGACAATCGCGTAATATGACTTTTGATCTTTGTGCGTcatgatttcttatttttttgttttgcctggttgaaaatattttgagaGGAACTTGGTGCTTGGTGGGTCTTGATAGAGACACTATGTATTGTCAGTTGTCACTGTTTCTGTGTCCAATTTCAACACTTGGACGATTCGTAGCATACGCCACGTTTCACCGTCGAGGGGCCTATACTAGCTAGCGATGATTCAATGGCTACTTGTCACGTGTACCTCTCCATAGCCTTGCAACATAGCTATCGTCTTTAATATCTTTGGTCTCATTCAAAATAACACTACTTTGGTTCTGTtcttaacatgttttttttcttcctaatACAATCTTTCAGCCTcagttaatttatttatacgaaccaaacaaaattaacatcCCGAAAATGGGGAGGATTACCACGAACACaattgtgaaaaaaaacaaaaaaaaacacgaacACAAATGATTTTAGCTTCTTTCTTGCGTTCAGTTGAACACTTTTCTTCATAGTGATCGATTGGTAAATTCAAGTCAATACGTTTCAAAACGCTCCATATATTGGATGCAGTGAATGCAAAACTATTGTAGGTCCATAGGTTTCTACTGCcgacagagagaagaaataagcaaaaattcaatttggtAAAGTGAAATTAAACCGTGGACTGtggacaagaaaaaaaggaagaaaattctGCAAGACATGTCGTAACCACGTATCTTGTTAGatcataaaatacaaataaagtggaaaaaaaagaactttcTTGCATGAGTGACATTGACATAAAGAAAAGCATCAAAAAAATACGTGGAGCTTTTAGTAGGTAAATGAATTAATTGAAAAGTAACTTTCTTGCATTAGCCAAATGTGATTGTAAAAGCATTgaactatatatgtaaatgcAAGCTTCGTACGACCCAACTTTGTATCAATCCATTATCCATGCAACTCTAAATTATTGAACGAACTAAACAGCATTAAACTTTACTACTACTTTGTTGGTTAGGTCCTAGTATTACAAACTCTCTACTTCAAAATATTCTTGGAGAACAGATTAAACGACCTCATTGCGTTTGAGTTTGAGATGCGACATTGAGTTTCAACACTAACCTTATGCATTCACATGTAAatgtaattaatatataagtatGATGTATCACATAATGTTGGTATAAGTGGAGTTATCATGTTTAGAACTGTCtattatttataacaaaacaatccAACTATACTGAATAATACAGAATCAAACTGGgatccaaaaacaatttaaaacaaagttgGAAACTCAACCGAAACAAGAACAAATCGAATCCGACATGAAACAAGTCTCACAAGTGTTCTTAAGCTGACAGAAAGATGGTCAAAACCAAACTTAAAACCGTAGTAATCGACATAACGGTCATACCATTCGCCGACGATTTTTTCTGCCCTGGAGCTCCAGCCGGCGTAGAGATATCACCAGCGGCTGATGGACCATCTCCTGAAGGACCCATCGCCGAGCCTGACGGAGAATCTgacggtgaagaagaagtagagcCTCCCGGAGCCAACGATGGAGAAACGGTGGGTGAGTTTGAAACAGGGGATGAAGATTTAGGTGCCATTGATCCAGGTGGTGAAGTCATCGGAGCAGAAGACGGAGGAATAGTTGAAGATGATTTAGGTGCCATTGGTGCCGGCGGTGAAGTCATCGGAGCAGAGGATGGGGAAACAGGGGACGTGGATTTAGGTGGTGCCGGTGGTGAAGTCGTCGGAGAAACAGGGGAGCCGGATTTAGGCGCCATTGATCCTGGAGGAGAAGTCGCCGGAGAGACAGCTGATGAAGATTTAGGCGAGTGAGCTCCTCCAGGCGGAGTAGTCGATCCCGGAGGAGAAGTCGTCGGAGAAACAGGGGAGGAAGATTTAGGCGAGTGGGCTCCTCCCGGCGGAGTCATTGATCCCGGCGTAGAGCTTCCCGGTGCAGCGGCGTGAGGAGACTGAGCCGTTGATGGAATCCTAGCAGATATGACAACGAC includes:
- the PPI1 gene encoding proton pump interactor 1 (proton pump interactor 1 (PPI1); FUNCTIONS IN: protein binding; INVOLVED IN: regulation of proton transport; LOCATED IN: endoplasmic reticulum, plasma membrane; EXPRESSED IN: 25 plant structures; EXPRESSED DURING: 15 growth stages; BEST Arabidopsis thaliana protein match is: unknown protein (TAIR:AT5G36690.1); Has 56187 Blast hits to 35171 proteins in 2461 species: Archae - 533; Bacteria - 11472; Metazoa - 20772; Fungi - 6196; Plants - 2564; Viruses - 257; Other Eukaryotes - 14393 (source: NCBI BLink).) — its product is MGVEVVNSGGFEVAPAPFEGKPEKNGKLDQGKGDDAPINFGSVGELPKNAEENNNKVVNSDAPKNAAEEWPVAKQIHSFYLVKYRSYADPKIKAKLDLADKELEKLNKARTGVLDKLRAKRAERSELFDLLDPLKSERKGFNTMFDEKRKEMEPLQQALGKLRSNDGGSARGPAICSSEEELNSMIYSYQYRIQHESIPLTEEKQILKEIRLLEGTRDKVIANAAMRAKIKESMGQKDDIQGQVKLMGAGLDGVKKERQAISARINELSEKLKATKDEITVLENELKTVSEKRDKAYSNIHDLRRQRDETNSEYYQNRTVLNKARDLAAQKNISELEALANAEVEKFISLWCSKKNFREDYEKRILQSLDSRQLSRDGRMRNPDEKPLIAPEAAPSKATPSETEVVPKAKAKPQPKEEPVSAPKPDATVAQNTEKAKDAVKVKNVADDDDDEVYGLGKPQKEEKPVDAATAKEMRKQEEIAKAKQAMERKKKLAEKAAAKAAIRAQKEAEKKEKKEQEKKAKKKTGGNTETETEEVPEASEEEIEAPVQEEKPQKEKVFKEKPIRNRTRGRGPETIPRAILKRKKSTNYWVYAAPAALVVLLLLVLGYYYVL
- the PPI1 gene encoding proton pump interactor 1, whose amino-acid sequence is MGVEVVNSGGFEVAPAPFEGKPEKNGKLDQGKGDDAPINFGSVGELPKNAEENNNKVVNSDAPKNAAEEWPVAKQIHSFYLVKYRSYADPKIKAKLDLADKELEKLNKARTGVLDKLRAKRAERSELFDLLDPLKSERKGFNTMFDEKRKEMEPLQQALGKLRSNDGGSARGPAICSSEEELNSMIYSYQYRIQHESIPLTEEKQILKEIRLLEGTRDKVIANAAMRAKIKESMGQKDDIQGQVKLMGAGLDGVKKERQAISARINELSEKLKATKDEITVLENELKTVSEKRDKAYSNIHDLRRQRDETNSEYYQNRTVLNKARDLAAQKNISELEALANAEVEKFISLWCSKKNFREDYEKRILQSLDSRQLSRDGRMRNPDEKPLIAPEAAPSKATPSETEVVPKAKAKPQPKEEPVSAPKPDATVAQNTEKAKDAVKVKNVADDDDDEVYGLGKPQKEEKPVDAATAKEMRKQEEIAKAKQAMERKKKLAEKAAAKAAIRAQKEAEKKEKKEITFSFLLYLNALCILLSPF